A stretch of Bordetella genomosp. 13 DNA encodes these proteins:
- a CDS encoding glycosyltransferase family 2 protein: protein MTENKKPLISISIPVLNEEGNIDALYKRLCDLAERMNDRCEFEFVFSDNHSDDRTWSMLSELARQDGRVKAIRFSKNFGFQRSILANYMHTKGDAVMQIDADLQDPPELLEVFFGHWQRGYQVVYGIRRKRPEGVFLRTFRKLGYWAIDKISEHPIPRDVGDFRLIDRKVVRALTQVKTANPYLRGMIAGLGFNQTGVSYDRDARLAGESKFNISRLLRLGLTAVFNHSTVPLRAASFLGAGILAVSILGALYYVGLKLLHPEFPHGLASIHILVLFGIGLNSFLLGIIGEYLLRIYLVLRAEPVAIVEQSLNIAPTDLEL from the coding sequence ATGACAGAAAACAAGAAGCCGCTGATCTCGATATCCATTCCTGTCTTGAATGAAGAAGGAAATATCGACGCGCTGTACAAACGACTCTGCGACCTGGCAGAGCGAATGAACGACCGCTGCGAGTTCGAGTTCGTCTTTTCTGACAACCACTCCGACGACCGGACATGGTCGATGCTTTCCGAGTTGGCTCGACAGGACGGCCGCGTCAAGGCCATCCGCTTTTCCAAGAATTTCGGGTTCCAGCGATCGATCCTGGCAAATTACATGCACACCAAGGGTGACGCGGTCATGCAGATCGATGCAGATCTGCAGGATCCACCCGAGCTGCTCGAGGTCTTTTTTGGACATTGGCAGCGCGGATACCAGGTCGTCTATGGCATTCGCAGGAAACGGCCGGAAGGCGTTTTCCTTCGAACCTTCCGGAAACTGGGCTATTGGGCCATCGACAAGATCAGCGAGCACCCGATACCGCGCGATGTCGGAGACTTCCGGCTCATCGACCGGAAGGTTGTGCGCGCGCTTACCCAGGTCAAGACCGCGAATCCCTATCTTCGCGGAATGATCGCGGGTCTTGGATTCAACCAGACCGGTGTTTCGTATGATCGCGATGCCCGACTGGCCGGAGAAAGCAAGTTCAACATCTCCCGGCTGCTGCGCCTTGGATTGACGGCGGTTTTCAACCACTCGACCGTTCCATTGCGCGCTGCCTCGTTCCTGGGAGCGGGCATCCTGGCCGTCAGCATCCTGGGAGCGCTTTACTACGTTGGACTGAAACTGCTGCATCCCGAATTTCCGCACGGGCTGGCCAGTATCCACATACTCGTCTTGTTCGGCATCGGACTGAATTCATTTCTTCTGGGAATCATCGGCGAGTACCTTCTGCGCATTTATCTGGTGCTGCGGGCAGAGCCTGTCGCTATAGTCGAACAGAGCCTCAATATTGCACCGACCGATCTCGAACTCTAA
- a CDS encoding NAD-dependent epimerase/dehydratase family protein: MARYLIGAKGRLGHAIEAEFGNDQIISLDRAIYQAWSRPGAAEAVSRFFDGCKDDSTTIFVASGLLDPRLPSEDLSAVNYLLPRNVVEGATKTGAKVITFGTIMEGLLASRNPYIQSKAALAEYVAGAASRNEPVVHVQIHTLYGVGHPSPFMFLGQMLTSIREKRPFEMTSGRQLREYHHLADEARALRKINAGAALGVVNLSHGKPVSLRAIAENVFDAFGMRDLLRVGALPEPAEENYDKVLPPTELARHVAFRDSIPAIVDYMRNCHTPDEVKA; this comes from the coding sequence ATGGCGCGTTACCTGATCGGAGCAAAAGGGCGCCTGGGGCACGCGATCGAAGCGGAGTTCGGCAACGACCAGATCATCTCGCTCGACCGGGCGATCTATCAGGCTTGGTCACGTCCCGGCGCTGCTGAGGCAGTGTCGCGATTCTTCGACGGTTGCAAGGACGACAGCACCACCATCTTCGTCGCATCCGGCCTGCTCGATCCCAGGCTTCCGTCAGAAGATCTGTCGGCCGTCAACTATCTGCTTCCCAGGAACGTCGTCGAAGGGGCCACGAAAACCGGCGCCAAGGTCATCACCTTTGGCACCATCATGGAAGGATTGCTGGCTTCCAGGAATCCGTATATCCAGAGCAAGGCTGCACTGGCCGAATATGTTGCCGGCGCGGCCTCCCGAAACGAGCCGGTCGTGCATGTACAGATTCATACCCTTTATGGAGTGGGCCATCCGAGCCCGTTCATGTTCCTGGGCCAGATGCTGACTTCCATCCGGGAAAAAAGACCGTTCGAGATGACTTCGGGCAGGCAGCTGCGCGAGTATCACCATCTGGCCGACGAAGCGCGTGCGCTCAGAAAGATCAATGCCGGCGCTGCGCTCGGCGTAGTGAACTTGAGCCATGGAAAGCCCGTCAGTCTCAGGGCCATTGCCGAAAACGTGTTCGACGCATTCGGAATGAGAGATCTGCTGCGCGTGGGCGCGTTGCCGGAGCCGGCGGAAGAGAACTACGACAAGGTGCTGCCACCGACGGAACTCGCGCGACATGTCGCCTTCCGGGACTCCATACCCGCCATCGTGGACTACATGCGGAACTGCCACACTCCGGACGAAGTCAAGGCATGA
- the rfbG gene encoding CDP-glucose 4,6-dehydratase, protein MAIDFEAQLAGKKIFITGHTGFTGSWTCLWLRSIGAQIFGYALEPDTTPSMYEAVRLHEDIPSEYGDICDYPRLHAAVQQYQPDLILHLAAQPLVRKSYREPLQTFLTNAQGTAHVLEAARSVKSVKGVLCITTDKVYKNNEWPWPYRENDPLGGKDPYSASKAAAEMVIQSYAASYPFLTGQGPAIATARGGNIIGGGDWSEDRLIPDFVRAVVNGSVLTLRYPQATRPWQHVMALVHGYLIILAGLASDDPEKFARAWNLGPHDATQFSVRDVLELMSDHWKRPALQYMDNPLPEAQALALDSSLARNHLGWIPAWDTERVVRETATWYRDYHATPSSARAITLGQIDAWRRGQ, encoded by the coding sequence ATGGCTATTGATTTTGAAGCTCAGCTGGCCGGCAAAAAAATATTCATCACCGGCCATACTGGATTTACCGGAAGTTGGACTTGCCTGTGGCTCCGATCGATTGGAGCCCAGATATTCGGGTATGCGCTCGAGCCGGACACCACTCCGTCCATGTACGAAGCGGTACGCCTCCATGAAGATATCCCGTCCGAATACGGCGACATCTGCGACTATCCCAGACTGCATGCTGCGGTCCAGCAATATCAGCCCGACCTGATCCTGCATCTGGCCGCCCAGCCGCTGGTTCGAAAATCCTATCGTGAGCCTTTGCAGACGTTCCTGACCAATGCGCAAGGTACGGCGCATGTACTCGAAGCGGCTCGTTCCGTGAAGTCCGTCAAGGGCGTGTTGTGCATCACGACGGACAAGGTCTACAAGAACAATGAATGGCCGTGGCCCTACCGGGAGAATGACCCCTTGGGCGGCAAGGACCCGTACAGCGCCTCCAAGGCCGCGGCCGAGATGGTGATCCAGAGCTATGCCGCGTCCTATCCCTTTCTGACCGGCCAGGGACCGGCCATCGCCACCGCGCGAGGCGGCAACATAATCGGCGGTGGAGATTGGTCCGAAGACCGCTTGATTCCAGACTTCGTTCGCGCTGTCGTCAACGGCAGTGTGCTGACGCTTCGTTATCCGCAAGCCACTCGTCCATGGCAGCACGTGATGGCGCTGGTCCATGGGTACTTGATCATTCTTGCTGGGCTGGCATCGGACGATCCGGAAAAATTCGCAAGAGCATGGAATCTCGGTCCCCACGATGCAACGCAGTTTTCTGTCCGCGACGTGCTGGAGCTGATGAGCGACCACTGGAAGCGCCCTGCACTGCAATATATGGACAACCCGTTGCCAGAGGCCCAGGCGCTGGCGCTCGACAGCTCGCTTGCGCGCAACCACCTCGGTTGGATTCCCGCCTGGGACACCGAGCGTGTGGTTCGTGAAACAGCCACATGGTATCGCGACTACCATGCCACGCCGAGCTCCGCTCGCGCCATCACGCTGGGCCAGATCGATGCGTGGCGCAGAGGGCAGTAA
- a CDS encoding ribonuclease activity regulator RraA has protein sequence MGMDPIELDEDLVRALSGVTTATLTTVLLKMGLRNVWMRGARPIRPGQPRLVGRAFTLRFVPAREDLATPASWGSLISTRAAIEAMPPGVIVVVDAMGVTDAGIFGDILCARMAKRQVAGLVSDGVVRDIDGVLRTGLPVWCAGAAAPPSVAGLTFVGWQEPVGCGGVAVYPNDVVVTDGDGAVLIPAALLEEVVETAVEQERQENWIMQQVEQGHSLPGLYPPNDEAKARYEAWVKQQEK, from the coding sequence ATGGGCATGGACCCCATCGAGCTGGACGAAGACCTGGTGCGCGCGCTGTCCGGCGTCACGACCGCCACCTTGACCACCGTGCTGCTCAAGATGGGCTTGCGCAACGTATGGATGCGAGGCGCCCGCCCCATCCGGCCGGGACAACCGCGCCTGGTGGGCCGCGCATTCACGCTGCGGTTCGTGCCCGCGCGCGAAGACCTGGCCACGCCCGCCTCGTGGGGCTCGCTGATCTCCACCCGCGCCGCCATCGAGGCCATGCCGCCCGGCGTGATCGTGGTGGTCGACGCCATGGGCGTCACCGATGCCGGCATCTTCGGCGACATACTCTGCGCGCGCATGGCCAAGCGCCAGGTCGCCGGCCTGGTCAGCGACGGCGTGGTGCGCGACATAGACGGCGTGCTGCGCACCGGTTTGCCCGTATGGTGCGCCGGCGCCGCGGCGCCGCCTTCCGTGGCGGGGCTGACGTTCGTCGGCTGGCAGGAACCCGTGGGCTGCGGCGGCGTGGCCGTGTACCCCAATGATGTCGTGGTCACCGACGGCGACGGCGCCGTGCTGATCCCCGCCGCGCTGCTGGAAGAGGTGGTCGAGACTGCTGTTGAACAGGAACGGCAGGAGAACTGGATCATGCAGCAGGTGGAGCAGGGGCATTCGCTGCCGGGGCTGTATCCGCCGAATGACGAGGCGAAGGCGCGGTATGAGGCTTGGGTGAAGCAGCAGGAAAAGTGA
- a CDS encoding tripartite tricarboxylate transporter substrate binding protein: MTTKYSRRACLLMLAGSLLGAAVPAAHAADNYPSKPITLIVPWPAGGSTDRHLRALAQLASKQLGQPVVVENRPGAGGTLGPSTMALTAKPDGYTISQYPLGLLRMPHMQKVNYNPLEDFTFIMGLSGYTFGLTVRSDSPFKTFNEYIQAARDKPGTINYGSTGTGSSPHLLLEELAINAKVKLEHIPFKGNADMQQALLGGHIMAQSDAAGWDKFVDSGQMRLLVTFGEKRTARWPDVPTAQELGYGVVSTSPYGLAGPKGMDPKIVKILHDAFKKALFDPESIEIMRQLNQEAAYASGEDFRAWASETFVKDKALIDRLGLGVKQ, encoded by the coding sequence ATGACCACCAAGTACTCACGACGTGCCTGCCTGCTGATGTTGGCGGGTTCCCTGCTCGGCGCCGCCGTGCCTGCGGCGCACGCCGCCGACAACTATCCCAGCAAACCCATCACGCTGATCGTGCCCTGGCCTGCCGGCGGCTCCACCGACCGTCACCTGCGCGCGCTAGCTCAACTGGCCAGCAAGCAGCTGGGCCAGCCCGTGGTCGTCGAGAACCGGCCCGGCGCCGGCGGCACCCTAGGCCCCAGCACCATGGCGCTGACCGCCAAGCCCGACGGCTACACCATCTCGCAATACCCGCTGGGCCTGCTGCGCATGCCGCACATGCAGAAGGTGAACTACAACCCCTTGGAAGACTTCACTTTCATCATGGGCCTTTCGGGCTACACCTTCGGGCTGACCGTGCGCTCGGACTCGCCCTTCAAGACCTTCAACGAATACATCCAGGCCGCGCGCGACAAGCCGGGCACCATCAACTACGGCTCCACCGGCACGGGCTCGTCGCCCCACCTGCTGCTGGAAGAGCTGGCCATCAACGCCAAGGTGAAGCTCGAACACATCCCGTTCAAGGGCAACGCCGACATGCAGCAGGCCCTGCTGGGCGGCCACATCATGGCCCAGAGCGATGCGGCCGGCTGGGACAAGTTCGTCGACAGCGGCCAGATGCGCCTGTTGGTCACCTTCGGCGAGAAGCGCACCGCGCGCTGGCCCGACGTGCCCACGGCGCAGGAACTGGGCTACGGCGTGGTCTCGACCTCGCCCTATGGATTGGCCGGCCCCAAGGGCATGGATCCGAAGATCGTGAAGATCCTGCACGACGCCTTCAAGAAGGCGCTGTTCGATCCGGAAAGCATCGAGATCATGCGGCAGCTGAACCAGGAAGCCGCGTACGCGAGCGGCGAAGACTTCCGCGCCTGGGCGAGCGAGACCTTTGTGAAGGACAAGGCGCTGATCGACCGCCTGGGGTTGGGAGTGAAACAGTAA
- a CDS encoding acyl-CoA synthetase: MEAAVWPDDASAAARAFRTGPPVRSLADVRRLEAVPLHEAVTADSTYEIFRNSAAAFGPQRALTFLRSAVPGDSPLSLSYTELLQGIHRTANALHALGVGPRDSVAIMLPGCLEYHLSLWGGEAAGIVQPLNPMLNEDKLAALLNATGAVVLVAYGSDRESGIWSKALRLLDAVPTLRALLRVAPHDEATPEIEAPQDSRPWTRTGEPLPQHARARLVDFAEALAVQPDAQLLSRRVPLPGDVAAYFHTGGTTGAPKLAIHTHANQVFTAWAGVQLQGVGPKDVVINGYPLFHVAGVLPASLAALSAGVETVIPTTSLMRNREIIRNYWRLVEHHRATSLQGVPTVLAALADVPLDGADISSLRYCRTGAALLPPELAARFERQFGLHVHESLGMTEMAGITSITPPGVVGPVGCVGFPLPYARMRIVALDSLGGACRDLPVGETGMVLFRSPNVFAGYLDAADTAEAFTADGWLITGDVGFVDEHGRLNLRGRAKDLIIRSGHNIDPTAIEDALGRHPAVQMCAAVGAPDAYAGELPVAYAVLAEGADASEADLLDFAARHVEEAPARPKRITIVPALPTTNVGKIYKPELRRLAAEAAVNAEASRLWQAAGAQGTPPLAVLAESATVVTVVPQLPIDASLYESLRQGLQRLPLEIRFRDP, encoded by the coding sequence ATGGAAGCAGCCGTCTGGCCCGACGACGCATCCGCGGCCGCGCGTGCCTTTCGCACCGGCCCGCCGGTGCGCAGCCTGGCCGACGTGCGCCGGCTGGAGGCCGTGCCGCTGCACGAAGCCGTCACGGCCGACAGCACGTACGAGATCTTCCGCAACTCCGCGGCGGCCTTCGGCCCGCAGCGCGCGCTGACATTCCTGCGCAGCGCCGTACCCGGCGACTCGCCGCTGTCGCTCAGCTATACCGAACTGCTGCAAGGCATTCACCGCACCGCCAACGCGCTGCATGCGCTTGGCGTCGGTCCGCGCGACAGCGTGGCCATCATGCTGCCGGGCTGCCTGGAATACCACCTGTCTCTGTGGGGCGGCGAAGCGGCCGGCATCGTGCAGCCGCTCAATCCCATGCTGAACGAGGACAAGCTGGCGGCGCTGCTGAACGCCACCGGCGCGGTCGTGCTGGTCGCCTACGGCAGCGACCGCGAATCGGGCATCTGGTCCAAGGCGCTGCGGCTGCTGGACGCCGTGCCCACGCTGCGCGCGCTGCTGCGCGTGGCGCCGCATGACGAGGCCACGCCTGAAATCGAGGCCCCGCAGGACTCGCGCCCATGGACACGCACCGGCGAGCCGCTGCCGCAGCACGCGCGCGCGCGGCTGGTGGACTTCGCGGAAGCCCTTGCCGTGCAGCCCGACGCCCAGCTGCTGAGCCGTCGCGTGCCCCTGCCCGGTGACGTCGCGGCCTACTTCCACACCGGCGGCACCACGGGCGCGCCGAAGCTGGCCATCCATACGCATGCCAACCAAGTGTTCACCGCCTGGGCCGGCGTGCAGCTGCAGGGCGTAGGCCCGAAGGACGTGGTCATCAACGGCTATCCGCTGTTCCACGTGGCCGGTGTGCTGCCCGCATCGCTGGCCGCGCTGTCGGCCGGCGTGGAAACCGTCATCCCCACGACCTCGCTGATGCGCAACCGCGAGATCATCCGCAACTACTGGCGGCTGGTGGAACATCATCGCGCGACGTCGCTGCAAGGCGTCCCCACCGTACTGGCGGCGCTGGCCGACGTCCCCCTGGATGGCGCCGACATCTCCTCGCTGCGTTACTGCCGCACCGGCGCGGCGCTGCTGCCGCCCGAACTGGCGGCGCGCTTCGAGCGGCAGTTCGGCCTGCACGTGCACGAAAGCCTGGGCATGACCGAGATGGCAGGCATCACCAGCATCACGCCGCCGGGCGTCGTCGGGCCGGTAGGGTGCGTGGGCTTTCCGCTGCCCTATGCGCGCATGCGCATCGTCGCGCTGGACAGCCTGGGCGGCGCATGCCGCGACCTGCCCGTGGGCGAAACCGGCATGGTGCTGTTCCGCTCTCCCAATGTGTTCGCGGGTTACCTGGATGCCGCCGACACGGCCGAGGCCTTCACCGCCGACGGCTGGCTGATCACCGGCGACGTCGGGTTCGTCGACGAGCATGGCCGCCTGAACCTGCGCGGACGCGCCAAGGACCTGATCATCCGCAGCGGCCACAACATCGATCCCACGGCCATCGAGGACGCGCTGGGCCGGCATCCCGCCGTGCAGATGTGCGCGGCGGTGGGCGCGCCCGATGCCTATGCGGGCGAACTGCCCGTGGCCTATGCCGTGCTGGCCGAAGGCGCGGATGCCAGCGAGGCCGACCTGCTGGACTTCGCCGCCCGCCACGTCGAGGAAGCCCCCGCGCGGCCCAAGCGCATCACCATCGTGCCCGCGCTGCCCACCACCAACGTGGGCAAGATCTACAAGCCTGAACTGCGGCGCCTGGCGGCGGAAGCCGCTGTGAATGCCGAAGCGTCCCGACTGTGGCAGGCCGCGGGGGCGCAGGGCACGCCGCCGTTGGCGGTGCTGGCCGAGTCGGCCACGGTGGTCACGGTCGTGCCCCAGTTGCCTATCGACGCCAGTCTGTACGAATCCTTGCGGCAGGGCCTGCAGCGCCTGCCGCTCGAGATACGGTTCCGCGACCCTTGA
- a CDS encoding acyl-CoA dehydrogenase family protein, with translation MDLQHTDDRRMLADMLGRFIGEQHDAAARARIAYSDTGHSPELWQRFAEQGAIAALFDEPAGGLGGGGFDIAVVFEALGRGLVAEPFLGTLMAGSVLAAAGAAHRPLLDGMIAGNDMVALAHEEAGGYAPTRAAALARRDGADWVLDGDKVMVPAGEAARHFVVSATSADAGISLFVVPADAAGLAVRGCGAIDGGRVADLSLRGVRVNEAALLGAAGAGGALLEQALGRGILALCAEAVGAMDVVRDGTLDYLRTRRQFGAPIGQFQALQHRMTELVIEIEQARSAVVNAAAALDGEERIARERALSAAKYTIGRVGALVAEESIQLHGGIGMTWELPLAHYAKRLVMIDHQLGDEDEHLARYIALGQA, from the coding sequence ATGGACCTGCAACACACCGACGACCGCCGCATGCTGGCCGACATGCTCGGCCGCTTCATCGGCGAACAGCACGACGCCGCGGCGCGCGCGCGCATCGCCTATTCGGATACCGGCCACAGCCCCGAGTTGTGGCAGCGCTTCGCCGAACAGGGCGCCATCGCGGCGCTGTTCGACGAGCCCGCCGGCGGCCTGGGCGGCGGCGGCTTCGACATCGCGGTGGTGTTCGAGGCGCTGGGCCGCGGCCTGGTGGCCGAGCCCTTTCTTGGCACGCTGATGGCGGGCAGCGTGCTGGCCGCCGCGGGGGCGGCGCACCGGCCATTGCTCGACGGCATGATCGCCGGCAACGACATGGTGGCGTTGGCGCACGAAGAGGCCGGCGGCTACGCGCCGACGCGCGCGGCCGCCCTGGCGCGGCGCGACGGCGCCGACTGGGTACTGGATGGCGACAAGGTCATGGTGCCGGCCGGCGAGGCCGCCCGCCACTTCGTCGTCTCGGCAACCAGCGCGGATGCGGGCATCTCGCTCTTCGTGGTACCGGCGGATGCGGCGGGGCTTGCCGTGCGCGGCTGCGGCGCCATCGACGGCGGGCGTGTGGCCGACCTGTCGTTGCGCGGCGTGCGCGTGAACGAAGCGGCACTGCTGGGCGCGGCGGGCGCGGGCGGCGCGCTGCTGGAACAGGCGCTGGGCCGCGGCATCCTGGCTCTGTGCGCCGAAGCCGTGGGCGCCATGGACGTGGTGCGCGACGGCACACTCGACTACCTGCGCACGCGCCGCCAGTTCGGCGCGCCCATCGGCCAGTTCCAGGCCCTGCAGCATCGCATGACCGAACTGGTCATCGAAATCGAGCAGGCCCGCTCGGCGGTGGTCAACGCCGCCGCGGCGCTGGACGGCGAAGAACGCATCGCACGTGAACGCGCGCTGTCTGCCGCCAAGTACACCATCGGCCGGGTGGGGGCGCTGGTCGCCGAGGAGAGCATTCAGCTGCACGGCGGCATCGGCATGACCTGGGAATTGCCGCTGGCGCACTACGCCAAGCGTCTGGTCATGATCGATCATCAGCTGGGCGACGAAGACGAGCATCTGGCGCGCTACATCGCGCTGGGGCAGGCCTAG
- a CDS encoding acyl-CoA dehydrogenase family protein, with protein sequence MDLNFSPEELAFRDSVREFLRERLSPELAAKVRAGKHLSKAEMEGWHAELHARGWLASHWPVEYGGTGWSAAQKYIFDYESAVAGAPRIVPFGVSMLGPVLIKYGSEAQKRYWLPRILDGSDWWCQGYSEPGAGSDLASLQTRAVRQGDEYIVNGQKTWTTLGQYANMIFCLVRTSSEGRQQEGISFLLIDMNSPGIEVRPIVTLDGDHEVNEVFFSDVRVPAANLVGEENRGWTCAKYLLTYERTNIAGVGLSYAALEELKAAAAAARRNGRPLDQDPLYAARLARVEIDLDNMRTTNLRVIAASEHGAPGAESSMLKIRGTQIRQEIASLLRRAAGPHGRSHDEGMLESGDALGFGPPGTEGAAARYFNLRKLSIFGGSNEIQRNIISKMILGL encoded by the coding sequence ATGGACCTGAACTTCAGCCCCGAGGAACTGGCGTTTCGCGACAGCGTGCGCGAGTTCCTGCGCGAACGCCTGTCGCCTGAGCTGGCCGCCAAAGTGCGCGCGGGCAAGCACCTGAGCAAGGCGGAGATGGAAGGCTGGCATGCCGAGCTGCACGCCCGCGGCTGGCTTGCCAGCCACTGGCCCGTGGAGTACGGCGGCACGGGCTGGAGCGCCGCGCAGAAATACATCTTCGACTATGAATCCGCGGTGGCCGGCGCCCCGCGCATCGTGCCGTTCGGCGTCAGCATGCTGGGTCCGGTCCTGATCAAGTACGGCAGCGAGGCGCAGAAGCGCTACTGGCTGCCGCGCATCCTCGACGGCTCCGACTGGTGGTGCCAGGGCTACTCCGAACCCGGCGCCGGCTCGGACCTGGCCTCGCTGCAGACGCGCGCCGTGCGCCAGGGCGACGAGTACATCGTCAACGGCCAGAAGACCTGGACCACGCTGGGCCAGTACGCCAACATGATCTTCTGCCTGGTGCGCACGTCCAGCGAGGGCCGGCAGCAGGAAGGCATCAGCTTCCTGCTGATCGACATGAACAGTCCCGGCATCGAGGTGCGGCCCATCGTCACGCTGGACGGCGATCACGAGGTCAACGAAGTCTTCTTCTCCGACGTGCGCGTGCCCGCGGCCAACCTGGTCGGCGAGGAGAACCGCGGCTGGACCTGCGCCAAATACCTGCTCACCTATGAGCGCACCAACATCGCTGGCGTGGGCCTGTCGTACGCCGCGCTGGAAGAGCTGAAGGCCGCCGCCGCGGCGGCCAGGCGCAATGGCCGTCCGCTGGACCAGGACCCGCTGTACGCGGCGCGCCTGGCTCGCGTCGAGATCGACCTGGACAACATGCGCACCACCAACCTGCGCGTCATCGCCGCGTCCGAGCACGGCGCCCCCGGCGCGGAGAGCTCGATGCTGAAGATCCGCGGCACGCAGATCCGCCAGGAGATCGCCTCGCTGCTGCGCCGCGCCGCCGGTCCGCATGGGCGCTCGCACGATGAGGGCATGCTGGAATCCGGCGACGCGCTGGGCTTCGGCCCACCCGGCACCGAAGGGGCCGCGGCGCGCTACTTCAACCTGCGCAAGCTGTCGATCTTCGGGGGTTCCAACGAGATCCAGCGCAACATCATCTCGAAGATGATCCTCGGACTCTGA
- a CDS encoding LysR family transcriptional regulator codes for MDLKSLILLVEILDAGNLSEAARRLKMTRANVSYHLNQLERSVGMQLVRRTTRRVEPTELGMKLYRHGRSIQEELSAARESVQTLGNTLQGRVRLSVPSGYGHFVMAPWLLAFKRRYPGIVLDVVFNNSVDDLVRDEVDIAVRIMSAPPPTLVARELGPMRYYACVSRDYASRAALPEHPDDLQKGPLLCAAVIGRPLRLSAYLGERRHLVTLEPTLATRDYPFMRQAILEGLGVGLVPDYVVRQDVERGDVVTVLNDWRLSIYGRSMFMLYMPNRHHPRAISTMIEYLLECARGGDVSAAG; via the coding sequence ATGGATTTGAAGTCGCTGATCCTGCTGGTCGAGATCCTCGACGCCGGCAACCTGAGCGAAGCCGCCCGCCGGCTGAAAATGACGCGGGCGAACGTCAGCTACCACCTGAACCAGCTCGAGCGCTCGGTGGGCATGCAGCTGGTGCGCCGGACCACGCGGCGCGTCGAGCCCACCGAACTTGGCATGAAGCTGTATCGCCACGGCCGCAGCATCCAGGAAGAGCTGTCGGCCGCCCGCGAGTCGGTGCAGACGCTGGGCAATACGCTGCAGGGCCGGGTGCGGCTCAGCGTGCCCAGCGGCTATGGGCACTTCGTGATGGCGCCCTGGCTGCTGGCGTTCAAGCGGCGCTATCCCGGCATCGTGCTCGACGTGGTGTTCAACAACAGCGTGGACGATCTGGTGCGCGACGAAGTCGACATCGCCGTGCGCATCATGTCGGCGCCGCCGCCCACGCTGGTGGCCCGCGAACTGGGGCCGATGCGCTACTACGCATGTGTGTCGCGCGACTACGCCAGCCGGGCCGCGCTGCCCGAGCACCCTGACGACCTGCAGAAAGGGCCGCTGCTGTGCGCGGCCGTGATCGGCCGGCCGCTGCGCCTGTCCGCCTACCTGGGCGAGCGCCGCCATCTCGTCACGCTCGAGCCCACGCTGGCGACGCGAGACTATCCCTTCATGCGGCAGGCCATCCTGGAAGGACTGGGCGTGGGCCTGGTGCCTGATTACGTGGTACGGCAGGACGTCGAGCGGGGCGACGTCGTCACCGTGCTGAACGACTGGCGCCTGAGCATCTACGGGCGCAGCATGTTCATGCTGTACATGCCTAACCGGCATCACCCCCGGGCGATATCGACCATGATCGAGTATCTGCTGGAGTGTGCGCGAGGAGGCGACGTTTCTGCGGCCGGTTGA
- a CDS encoding type II toxin-antitoxin system RelE/ParE family toxin produces MAHPNYVVVYRVTAAAIVIIRVLHTRQHYPRTG; encoded by the coding sequence GTGGCCCATCCGAATTACGTCGTGGTCTATCGCGTAACCGCAGCCGCCATCGTCATCATCCGAGTGCTGCACACGAGGCAACACTATCCTCGAACAGGATGA